ccgtctccacagaagaactctggagctctgtctgagtgaccatctgggttcttgttcacctccctgacaaaggccctgctaccccgattgctctgtttgtcccgggcggccagttctaggaagagtctcttgggggggttccaaacttcttccatttaagaatgatggatgccgctgtgttcttggaccttcaTTGCTGCGGATATTTTTtttcgtacccttccccaaattcgtcctcatggcttggtttttgctctgacatcaaattgtattggtcacatccacatggttagcagacgttaATGCGAGTgtcgcgaaatgcttgtgcttctagttccgaccatgcagtaatatctaacaagtaatctaacaatttcacaacagctaccttatacacagaggtgtaaaggaatgaatatgtacatataaatctatggatgagcgatggccgaacggcataggcaagatgcagtagatagtatagagtacattatatacatatgagaggagtaatgtagggtatgtaaacattacataaagtggcatagtttaaagtgactagtgatacatttattacatcccattttttattattaaagtggctagaggtttgagtctgtatgttggcagaagccactcaatgttagtgatggctgtttaccagtctgatggccttgagatagaagctgtttttcaatctctcggtcccagctttgatgcacctgtactgacctcgccttctgtaggatagcggggtgaacaggcagtggctcgagtggttgttgtccttgatgatctttttggccttcctgaaacatcgggtggtgtaggtgtcctggagggcaggtagtttgcccccggtgatgcgttgtgcagacctcactaccctctggacaGCCCTACAGTTGTGGGcagagaacgcacccttgtggggccccagtgttgaggatcagcggggtggagatgttgtttcctaccctcagcacctgggggcggcccgtcggaAAGTCcatgacccagttgcacagggtggggtcgagacccagggtctcaagcttaatgacgagtttggagggtactatggtgttaaatgctgaactgtaattgatgaacagcattcttacataggtattcctcttgtccagatggattagggcagtgtgattgtgtCGTCTgttgacctattggggcggtaagcaaattggagtgggtctagggtgtatggtagggtggaggtgatatgatccttgactagtctctcgaagcacttcatgatgacggaagtgagtgttacggggcgatagtcgtttagctcagttagctttcttgggaacaggaacaatggtggccctcttgaagcatgtgggaacagcagactgggataaggattgattgaaatgtccgtaaacacaccagccagctggtctgcgcatgctctgaggacgcggctagggatggcgtctgggccggcagccttgcgagggttaacacatttaaatgttttactcacgttggctgcggtgaagaagagcccgcaggttttggtagcgggccgtgtcagtggcactgtattgtcctcaaagcgagcaaagaagttgtttagtttgtctaagAGCAAGACATCAGtgtccgcgacagggctggttttctttttgtagtctgtgattgtctgtagaccctgtcacatacgtctcgtgtctgagctgttgattTGCGACTCCTATTTaactctatactgacgcttagcttgtttgattgccttgcggagggaatagctacactgtttgtattcggtcatgtttcaggtcaccttgccatgattaaaatcAGTGGTTTgctctttcagttttgcgcgaatgctgcaatcaatccacggtttctggttggggaaggtcctacagtactgtcaactgtgggactttatatagacaggtgtgtgcctttccaaatcatgtcccatcaattgaatttaccacaggtggactccaaacaagttgtaggaacatctcaaggatgatcaatggaaacaggatgcacatgagctcaatttagtcacatagcaaagggtttgaatactaaaggtatttctgtttattttttataaactttctaaaaacctgttcacttcgtcattatggggtattgtgtgtagattaaggaaaaacatttatttaatcagttttagaaaaggctgtaatgtaacaaaatgtggggagtttaaggtctaaatactttccgaaatcATTGTATATTTATAGAGCTACCTCGTTTACCTCCTATTGCTGCACATCGGTActcatactccctgtatataaccatgctATTTTTCTCATTAGTTATACCTCATAATGATTTTTTTAAACtctggaaaaggacccgtaagtaagcttttcactgtTAGTCTGTAGCCTgttaagcatgtgacaaatacaatttcattcatgtgtgtgtgtgtgtgtgtgtggatttctGCATGAAAGAGCCTTTTTTCCCACACTTATTTTACTTTAAATATTTTGGCACCAAAATGTTGAAAAAAGTAAATTtgaataatgccattgttgatttaGATGCTTTTTTTCAATTATGCTTTTCTCTTGAAACCTATGGACAATATTGACACAGAGATATAAAAAAATAATACTATATACGACTACAATTGGAAAGAAAAATAATTTCCAAGTAGCCATAAATTACCGCAAGTTTAACCCTAGGCCTATGTGTTTGCAAAGATATGGGTTTCAGATGAGTGGCATTGGTAAATGAGTCTGGACAGGCACCATGCAACAACACTTAATAGGTATGGATTGTCTTTTATAAGGCAACAGCTTGTTCATTAGGTCACTTTGCCCTAGGAGCATCACATACTCATCTGCTTTAGTCGCTAGGCATGAAGTGTGCGTGTGAAATGAAACTGTTTTTCGAAGATTCCAATCTCATCTTATCGCCCTTATTGAGCAGTAAACAGATGAGTCAGCAGCAGCACCGACACTACACCTGATTGGGGTGTCGTTTTTCTCTAAATGTGCTGTTAGTGTGTCACTTCCTGTTTTCTAGAATATGGTTGTTGATTACCAGAAGTACCCGTAGTCGCGGTTATAAAAATAAATGAAGAACATATCGGAGACCCTGTTTACTAGCTGCCTGTcttaaaggtacagtacaggaaggcAGTACAACAGACACATACAGTAAATGCATGCAGTGCAAAGGGGAGTTACAAAAAATAGAAAAGGCCTATGAGGGGAAGTTCTGTTTTCGTCGAAACCACCAGGACAAATGCCTCAAGTTTGCGGTCAACCAAACTcagtctttctctcacacacttaCTAGCTCTTCAGACCGGGTTAGGATTGTACTGACAGGTTGAGTAGTCTCCTTTCTGATGTAATACATGCAATTGGCTGAAGGGTATCTGTTAAATGGTTATTTCGCTTTCTCAGGAGAGTACATAAAGACCTGGAGGCCCAGGTATTTCTTGCTGAAGAGAGACGGTACGTTCATCGGGTACAAGGAGCGACCGCAAGACGTCGACCAACTAGAGACGCCACTCAATAACTTCTCAGTAGCACGTAAGGCAACCCTCTGACACTCTCCCCCCTAATCACAATATTTAACACACAAATTGAGCAGTGCATCTCCACTCAGGTCCTGAAGTACCTCAGAGGTTGCACATTTTTGTTCTTGCCCTGCACTACATTCTATGCATCCCTGATGGTTCACCACATGACATATCTCGCTCTCgttcctgctctctccctctttttccttatGACCAGCAGAATGTCAGCTCATGAAGACTGAGCGACCCAAGCCCAACACATTCATCATCCGCTGCCTACAGTGGACCACTGTCATAGAACGCACCTTCCATGTGGAGAGCCCAGAGGATAGGTAggttaaacacacatacacacagtcttgtacagctaaccttgtggggggaCACAATTCAGTCCtataaatcctattttccctaaacctaacctgtgctcttaccctaaccctagctcctaaccttaaaaCGAACCCTAGCTTCTAACCCTTaacgtaattctaaccctaacactaattctaaccttaaccctaaacctcctagaaatagcatttgaccttatGGGGACTAACAATGTCCCCAGTTGCTCAAATtgttgtttactattcttgtggggacttctggtccccacaaaaataaatgtcacacaCACGTTAGAGTCATCCAACCTCTGGTTCCCTCCGTCCTCAGGGAGCAGTGGACAAAGGCCATCCAGGAGGTGGCTGATGGGCTGCagaaacaggaggaggagaggatggactcCTCACCAGACCCCATGGACATGGAGATGTACCTCACCAAGCCCAAACTCAAAGTGGTGCGTACACCTAACCCTCTGTTCTCAGCGTTTGTGTTGCAGTAAAGCAAATACCAGTGGCAGGGTTTTAGATGTGGTAAAATAAAGTTTATCCAACTCTTTGTTTTTAACACTTTGTCTCCTAGACTATGCATGACTTTGAATACCTCAAACTCTTGGGAAAAGGCACTTTTGGGAAGGTTATCCTGGTGAAGGAAAAAGCAACCGGAAAATACTACGCTATGAAAATCCTCAAGAAAGAAGTGATTGTGGCAAAAGTGagtagacgtgtgtgtgtgtgtgtgtgtgtgtgtgtgtatactggtaTTTCCTTTTCTTGGATCAAGCTCATCTCCTTAGTCTTCTCTAGGATGAAGTAGCACACACGCTCACTGAAAACAGAGTACTGCAGAACTCCAAACACCCCTTCTTAACGGTGAGAGACCATTCCATTGGTGTGCAATAGAaactctgttccctctgtttacTGTTATACTAATATAAATGGGTAACCTAATTGTGCTCTTCCTTCATCCGCTCCATAAAGAGTCTGAAGTACTCCTTCCAGACGCACGACCGCTTGTGTTTTGTCATGGAGTACGCCAATGGAGGAGAGGTGAGTACTTTGTTGCATTTTACCTGATGTAAAGGCCTTATCAGTGAGGTGAAATACTCAGAAGATTGCAGATGGACCGTAAtgaatagagtggacatgattcCTTATCTTACATGGTAGACAATCGTATGATGGTGATCTTAATACCGGTAAGGTTGGGGGAAATGGTTCGGATTTATGTGACTGTAAATTTAATTGACACAATAACAATCTCTTTCAACCCAGCTGTTCTTCCACCTATCACGAGACCGTGTGTTCTCAGAGGAGAGGGCCCGGTTCTACGGAGCGGAGATCGTGTCGGCGCTGGACTACCTCCACTTGGAGAAGAATGTGGTTTACAGGGACCTGAAGGTGACTTAGGGAGTCGTGAAAACATTTCGCAAGGGAAAATACAAATGTGtttttattggacaagttcaagtAGGAACCTCCCTGTTCTCGAACTCACCTTGTGAAACCctctctactgtagctggaaaacCTGATGCTGGACAAAGACGGCCACATAAAGATCACAGACTTTGGCCTGTGTAAGGAGGGCATCAAGGACGGGGTCACCATGAAGACCTTCTGTGGGACGCCAGAGTATCTGGCCCCTGAGGTAAACACCTACCCATCAACCCTTTCCTTCCACTGATCGAAAACTATCAGTGAATCAGGACCACTACCATAGACATAGGGATGAGGTTAGAAAGCCCTtccaggcctcccgggtggcgcagtggtctagggcactgcatcgcagtgctaactgcgccaccagagtctctgggttcgcccccaggctctgtcgcagccggccgcgaccgggaggtccgtggggcgacgcacaattgggctagcgtcgtccgggttaggccggtagggatttccttgtctcatcgcgctccagcgactcctgtggcgggctgggcgcagtgcgcgctaaccaagggggccaggtgcacggtgtttcctccgacacattggtgcggctggcttccgggttggaggcgcgctgtgttaaagaagcagtgcggcttggttgggttgtgcctcggaggacgcatggctttcgaccttcgtctctcccgagcccgtacgggagttgtagcgatgagacaagatagtaattactagcgattggataccacgaaaattggggagaaaagggggaaaaaaagaaagCCCTTCCAGAGGATCTACCACCCACATGTACATGACGCTCATGTTCTACCTCCCCTTTCCAACACACAGGTGCTGGAGGACAATGACTACGGTCGTGCTGTGGACTGGTGGGGTCTGGGTGTGGTCATGTATGAGATGATGTGCGGTCGGCTGCCCTTCTACAACCAGGACCATGAGAAGCTGTTTGAGCTGATCCTGATGGAGGAGATCCGCTTTCCTAGAACCCTGGGCCCTGAGGGAAAGTCCCTGCTCTCTGGTCTGCTCAAGAAGGACCCCAAGCagaggtactgtgtgtgtgtgtgtgtgtgtgtgtgtgtgtgtgtgtgtgtgtgtgtacacactgactttgtgtgtgtgttcctttctTTAGGTTAGGTGGAGGGCCTGATGACGCCAAGGAGATAATGCAGCACAAGTTCTTCGCTGGGATCGAGTGGCAAGATGTGTACGAGAAGAAGGTATCGTATCCTAAGCTTTCTATGTGTTGTCATTGTTCTCATGGTGATGGCAGGTGTTATGACAGGCAGGTGCCCACTCAtgactcctccccttccctctcagcTGGTCCCGCCATTCAAGCCCCAGGTCACCTCGGAAACGGACACCCGCTATTTTGACGTGGAGTTCACCGGGCAGACCATCACAATCACGCCTCCAGGACAAGGTACCCTCCCTCCCAACTCAACAAAACGTTGCTTAAAGATTTTATGGATTTATAATACATTGACTCTCCTTAGTTGGCTTAGTAGCGTTCATACTACTAGATAAACCACATTTTGACCTTGTTTTTTGCTTTGAAAGATGAATGTTACTTTTTAATGATTTGTGCTCTAactttctctctttttccttcccaGATGACAGCATGGAGTCTTTCGACAGCGACAGGAGACCCCACTTCCCTCAGTTCTCCTACTCTGCCAGTGGGACAGCCTGAACCAAAAACCTAGactccctctcctcactctcttaTGGACAATACCCCTCTCACCCTGACCCCACACACAGCAACCTCTGACCAGAACACATCCTCACAGGCCATCTATGACCTCTTTTCACTTTTATTATTTTGTCTGTAATTGTTGGTGCACATCTCAATTGTCTAGCGTGGCTTCTTATCCTGGTCTCCTCTTCAGATGGACAATGAGAGAAAGGTCACTAAACTATTGAGTCAACCTTGGTGTCACCAGTGTTTCAAATACCGTACTTGTTCTGTTTAAGGGGAGGTTTCTGTTGCCTGCCGAAAGCAACACACTTGGACACAGTGGTGACCGACCTACCTAATTCTTCATGGCAGCATGATGTTCCTGTCAATGATACGTATGCCGCTAGCCTCAAAAGAGAAGCACATTCATAAGCGTTCTCTGAAAACTAGCTTTTTAAACGGTACACTATATATTTCTCCAAATGATTGTCTTTATATTTTGATGGAGCAAAGGGAAACATCAGAGCGTGATCTGTAGAAATAGTCCTTCCCATCTCCATCTACTAGCCACCACTGCCATTGTGCTCTGACTCCCAGGTTTTACATGTTTGCGAGAGGTAACACTAAAGCTCCacacctgggttgtgttcagtaggacaCCACGAAGCAACAAGTTTTGAAATAGAAAACGAAAATATGTGTTCTTATTGAACAAGTTCCCGTAGCACCTCCTGTTGCCTTCTCCCATTTCGTGCCTTCTGAGCATAACCCTGCAGTCTCTCACCTCTCAAATGTTGACCCTCCTTAACACACACACCTTCTAGTAGGAGTAAGTGCTATAGAACTGAAATGGAGTGTATGGAATGAGCCGTCTACTTTTCTTCAGTGTTACTGGCCTCACCACCTTGCCTAAGTTGTCCTTAGTGACTACAGTACAATGTATCAAGAAAACAGTTGGCTCTACTGGATCACACCATCTGTAAAGTGAAGCACAGAGTATGATCCACACATCATTTTGTGAATTCCAAAGGACATTTTTGATGGGTGTATTGGCTACATTTATATTTAGTGAAATAGATGTTTTCATGAGAAATCATGTGAATAGCAATCTTGTTCATTCCTGTAAAGTTGCTGCTGCAACCACAGTAGGGGAGGTATTTTCCTGATACATTTTATGGTGAAATGACTAGGTGTGTGtaacatgcatgcatgcatgcatacacacacacacacacacacacttgttttttCTAGAAAGGTCACTATCCATTTACCCTGTAACAAATGTTGAGTTGGTCCTTGGTTTATATTTTTCTATCAAAGCTGTAGACATATACTTCAAAGTACATTGAAATGAGAAGTAATATAACTCACTTTTTATATCTAGCAGAAAATCATGCTAGCTACATGTTGATAAAATAAATCAACTTGTTGAAAACATATGTCTTTTTCTACCAGCATGCCATTGAATGTGCACACATGCATAGCTTAAACTACGCAAGAGTCTGAAGCTTACCTGCCTGTAGAgttgtttttttaaaggaaaaaaAGTTTACCAACCTAGCAGTTTCTCCACAAATATTGTCTATTATTGAGAACAGTCACAGTCCGGACAATGTATAACAAAACTCTCATCAATGATTCAGTTCTGCAAAATATTCTGAAGACTGTTAGCTTGGTGGAGAGTTTGTGCAATAACACAGTGCCATggtgaggggaaaggagaggcagACATAATTGTCACTGGTGTCCTCGTGAGGGCAATGCTGAAACAAAATAAATGGTTTGAAATGAATATCCGTCTTAGCTAGAACTGTGACCAAAGTCTCGTTTAGTTTGAGAGATTTACAACCTTACCTTCTGCTTTGTTTTGCCCTGACCCTTATCGGAGTAGCACCGACTGAAGCCTGGATAATATCATCTGAAAGGCATGTACTGATTCGAACCTTGGGATTGAGTGTACAAAATTAATTGTGAATGTTCTGCCAATAAAATGACCTTCTCTTTGCTGTTAGTTCTCAACAGGTAGCCTATTCTGTGATTGTTTGTGTACATTTTCTTTTTCTATTGTTTTGTGATCCTTTCCGGTTATTGGGTGTTTTCTCCGCAATGCTTTTAGCAACACCTCAGTGACTGTTACAGTACCTTTCAGACAGACTGCTAGTGTACATAGACCGTTACTGTTGCAAGTGAAACACACCAAACAGGCTGTGACTGACCACCATCGAGGAAGGATGACCATTTATtttgtatgtatttgtgtgtgtgcacgagaTTGTGCGGACAGGTCTGTGAGGGTAACAATTCAATGTGTCTCAATGGTCCTAATTGAATCCAAGTGAGGATATCTACGTTTAGCTTTAAAATGATTGACTGTTCAAGAATTAAGAAGATAATTGACTTTGTCCTGATCCACCAGATTCTAGGTTTGTGAAGTGTTAAGGCCTTTAGTTTAGTCTGAATATAAATGATTTCTAGAGGAAATGGTTTGGAATTTTCACAAAACAATACAATTGATAATTAATGGAAAAGAAATTGTAAATTAATggaaaacatatatttaattttgtcacattccatttatttttatcattGACCTAATTGTTGCTTATCGACCGGTCCTCCCCTGATGAGTTACCATGTCAGGGGGGTgttaaacatacattttttgaaCATTTTCTAAGTTATTTCATTTCATTTGCCCCCTTAGTAGATGAGAAACTGAACAATTGAATGCACCAGCTTTTGTGAACAAATAACATTTTCCCTCACTGTGTGTGGTATTTTTCATTGGAATTCAGAAATAAAGATTTTTGGGGGACAAAGTGATTTTTGATTCTTTCAATTAACTCTAAGCTCCCCACTTGTATAAAGAGTATCAAGTAGCCTAAAAAATATTGTCCAGCACATCATTTGCTGGCCCATCCTCTGGATATCTGTATTGAGCTGACAATGGAGGTCCAGAGCCAAGTGTAGATGGCCCAGAATAGGGAGCAGATGTCCAGGGAGACAGTCCAGTGTGCTAGTGTCCAACTGTGAGCCAAGCTGGGTGCTGGAGCTTGATGTGGATGGAGCAACACATTAGACAATTGCTGAATTCTCAgttgacccctagcccctacctTCTAAAAAAAAACTCCTATAGATCTGAAGGATGTTTTGCCTTTACATTGTGATGTTAATTCTTCAGCTAGTTCCTCAAGGAGGCTGTTTCAGCAAAGCCATATGGCATGCATAGTGCGCCATCGTCTGGCTCAAAAGGCTATGCAGTCTATCATTGTATTTAGTCAATGGTAAAGGTTGCACTCACTCTATGCAGTTATTCCTGATACACATAGGCCCATCTTGGATAAAGCTAAGTGATCACAAAAAACACATGAAAGGTTAGGCATTAGACTGTGTTGGCAAATGTAGCCAAATGAAGCATCTAAAATCATACATGACGTCATAGTTTTACAGGAGACCGATTGAAATCACAATTTATAACTGACCATGAACAGAAATTACACCAACTAGAAAAGGATTTTTACTGAAGTAAATGTGGTGTGCTTGCTAGTCTTTAAGTATTTATGGCTGTAAAAGGGTTTTCATAGGCTGTGTTATAGTGACCTATTTTGGGGTGGTTTGTAGGTGTGGAGTTATTATAGTGGACTAGTATATATAGTAAGCAAGAGTGAGTACTATATCATCAGTTTAGAATGTTGAAGCCTGCATTCCGCCATTGAAATTAAAGGGGATACAGCAAGCTTTATGGGTTATAAAGTAGGAAAAGTTTAGTCAGTCTGCTGAAATAGATCAAGATCAGTGGTGAATCCAAATTTGGCCTTTAAAGTCCATGGGGCTTTTATGCAAATGTAAATAGCAACAATCCTTTGTAGCTTTAACGTTTCAAGTGGTGAATTCAAATACTTCTCATTCAAGCCTATGGAGTTTTATGCAGATTTAAAACAATTCTAGTTC
This portion of the Salvelinus fontinalis isolate EN_2023a chromosome 27, ASM2944872v1, whole genome shotgun sequence genome encodes:
- the LOC129825194 gene encoding RAC-alpha serine/threonine-protein kinase-like isoform X1 yields the protein MGEVVIVKEGWLHKRGEYIKTWRPRYFLLKRDGTFIGYKERPQDVDQLETPLNNFSVAPECQLMKTERPKPNTFIIRCLQWTTVIERTFHVESPEDREQWTKAIQEVADGLQKQEEERMDSSPDPMDMEMYLTKPKLKVTMHDFEYLKLLGKGTFGKVILVKEKATGKYYAMKILKKEVIVAKDEVAHTLTENRVLQNSKHPFLTSLKYSFQTHDRLCFVMEYANGGELFFHLSRDRVFSEERARFYGAEIVSALDYLHLEKNVVYRDLKLENLMLDKDGHIKITDFGLCKEGIKDGVTMKTFCGTPEYLAPEVLEDNDYGRAVDWWGLGVVMYEMMCGRLPFYNQDHEKLFELILMEEIRFPRTLGPEGKSLLSGLLKKDPKQRLGGGPDDAKEIMQHKFFAGIEWQDVYEKKLVPPFKPQVTSETDTRYFDVEFTGQTITITPPGQDDSMESFDSDRRPHFPQFSYSASGTA
- the LOC129825194 gene encoding RAC-alpha serine/threonine-protein kinase-like isoform X2, whose protein sequence is MGEVVIVKEGWLHKRGEYIKTWRPRYFLLKRDGTFIGYKERPQDVDQLETPLNNFSVAQCQLMKTERPKPNTFIIRCLQWTTVIERTFHVESPEDREQWTKAIQEVADGLQKQEEERMDSSPDPMDMEMYLTKPKLKVTMHDFEYLKLLGKGTFGKVILVKEKATGKYYAMKILKKEVIVAKDEVAHTLTENRVLQNSKHPFLTSLKYSFQTHDRLCFVMEYANGGELFFHLSRDRVFSEERARFYGAEIVSALDYLHLEKNVVYRDLKLENLMLDKDGHIKITDFGLCKEGIKDGVTMKTFCGTPEYLAPEVLEDNDYGRAVDWWGLGVVMYEMMCGRLPFYNQDHEKLFELILMEEIRFPRTLGPEGKSLLSGLLKKDPKQRLGGGPDDAKEIMQHKFFAGIEWQDVYEKKLVPPFKPQVTSETDTRYFDVEFTGQTITITPPGQDDSMESFDSDRRPHFPQFSYSASGTA